The Methylomusa anaerophila genome has a segment encoding these proteins:
- a CDS encoding type II toxin-antitoxin system Phd/YefM family antitoxin, with product MLAVNYSSVRENFKTYCDKANNDFETIVITRKQGGNVVLLSEAEYNNIMENLFIRSNKKTYDRLLESMEQLKSGKAQTRKIIEDE from the coding sequence ATGTTGGCTGTAAACTATTCAAGTGTAAGGGAAAATTTTAAAACCTATTGCGATAAAGCGAATAATGATTTTGAAACAATTGTTATTACCCGCAAGCAAGGCGGTAACGTTGTTTTGCTTTCAGAAGCTGAATACAACAATATTATGGAAAATCTGTTTATCCGCAGCAATAAGAAAACTTACGACAGGCTTTTAGAATCAATGGAACAATTGAAGTCAGGCAAAGCCCAAACCAGAAAAATTATCGAAGATGAATAA
- a CDS encoding Txe/YoeB family addiction module toxin — protein MNKVFTDIAWEDYLYWQTTDKKVLKKIHELIKDIERHGNEGLGKPEPLKYELEGLWSRRITPEHRLIYKFDDENIYILQCRGHYD, from the coding sequence ATGAATAAAGTTTTTACCGATATTGCCTGGGAAGACTATCTATATTGGCAAACCACGGATAAAAAAGTATTAAAGAAGATCCATGAGTTAATTAAGGATATTGAACGGCACGGAAATGAAGGGCTAGGCAAACCTGAACCTCTTAAATACGAATTAGAAGGCTTATGGAGCAGGAGAATCACTCCGGAACATAGGCTTATTTACAAATTTGACGATGAAAATATTTATATCCTGCAATGTCGTGGTCACTATGATTGA
- a CDS encoding mannose-1-phosphate guanylyltransferase/mannose-6-phosphate isomerase: protein MKIIILAGGGGTRLFPLSRTCMPKQFLKLGDDHSLLAQTVKRFLPLVKATDIVIVTNQDYLHHVKAELAACGTREAHILLEPEAKNTAPAIALAVRFCLDELGVTNDEVLFVSPADHIIEPVDVFIQSVRRAVELAGQGQLVTFGVKPTKPETGYGYIQAGEPFQAGYKVQSFREKPDRKTAEAYLAAGNYYWNSGMFAFTAGCMLEELERYQPEIFTLVSKPFAEVKNNFAAMPSISIDYAVAEKSARVLTVPLAAEWNDIGSWDAIYDVLPKDTEGNAIKGDCIPIDCNNTLMMGRSRLIAGIGLENLLVVETDDVIVVAKRGESQKVKDVVTELKRCGRKEVDEHTTMYRPWGSYTVLGEGPGYKMKKIVVNPGQQLSLQLHYHRSEHWIVIGGTAKATIGDNEQMVHENESVFVPQSTRHRLENPGRISLEIIEVQNGSYLEEDDIVRFEDIYGRS from the coding sequence ATGAAAATTATTATTCTCGCCGGCGGCGGGGGAACTCGTCTGTTTCCGCTGTCCCGCACCTGCATGCCCAAACAATTTTTAAAATTGGGCGACGACCATTCGCTGTTGGCGCAGACAGTGAAACGTTTTCTGCCCCTGGTTAAGGCAACGGATATCGTGATTGTGACCAACCAGGACTACCTGCACCATGTTAAAGCGGAACTGGCGGCTTGCGGCACTCGCGAAGCCCACATTTTACTTGAGCCGGAAGCCAAAAATACTGCGCCCGCCATAGCTTTGGCAGTGCGCTTTTGTCTGGACGAATTAGGAGTAACCAATGACGAGGTGTTGTTTGTTTCCCCTGCCGATCATATTATCGAACCGGTAGACGTATTCATACAAAGTGTGCGGCGGGCAGTGGAACTGGCCGGGCAGGGCCAGCTGGTCACCTTTGGCGTGAAACCGACAAAACCGGAGACCGGGTACGGCTATATTCAGGCCGGCGAGCCGTTCCAAGCCGGTTATAAAGTACAAAGTTTCCGCGAGAAGCCTGACAGGAAGACGGCCGAGGCTTATCTTGCCGCCGGCAATTATTATTGGAATTCAGGCATGTTTGCTTTTACCGCCGGTTGTATGCTGGAAGAGCTGGAACGGTATCAACCGGAAATCTTCACCCTGGTTTCAAAACCATTTGCCGAAGTAAAAAATAATTTTGCCGCGATGCCCAGTATATCCATCGACTATGCGGTCGCGGAAAAATCAGCGCGGGTTCTCACCGTGCCCCTTGCCGCCGAGTGGAATGACATCGGCTCCTGGGATGCCATTTATGATGTTTTGCCCAAGGATACTGAGGGCAATGCCATCAAAGGCGATTGCATTCCCATTGATTGCAATAACACGCTGATGATGGGCCGCAGCCGGTTGATCGCCGGCATCGGACTGGAAAACCTGCTGGTAGTGGAAACCGACGACGTAATTGTGGTTGCCAAACGGGGAGAATCCCAGAAGGTCAAGGATGTGGTGACTGAACTCAAACGCTGCGGCCGCAAGGAAGTGGATGAACACACCACCATGTACCGCCCGTGGGGAAGCTACACGGTGCTTGGCGAAGGCCCCGGCTACAAGATGAAAAAGATTGTTGTCAATCCCGGCCAGCAGCTAAGCTTGCAGCTGCACTATCACCGCAGTGAGCACTGGATTGTAATCGGCGGTACGGCGAAAGCTACCATCGGCGACAATGAGCAAATGGTGCATGAAAACGAGAGCGTGTTTGTACCCCAATCTACCAGACACCGCTTGGAAAACCCGGGGAGAATCTCTCTGGAAATTATCGAGGTGCAGAACGGCAGCTATCTTGAAGAGGACGACATTGTACGATTTGAAGATATCTATGGCCGGAGTTAA
- a CDS encoding cytidylyltransferase domain-containing protein, giving the protein MLLYNKLLGIIQARMIFSRLPGKVLMPILGKPMLGLQFRKRLLEDTVYNTKQRKYPYV; this is encoded by the coding sequence ATGCTATTATACAATAAACTATTAGGAATTATTCAAGCCCGTATGATATTTTCGCGGTTGCCCGGAAAGGTTTTGATGCCTATCCTTGGTAAGCCGATGCTGGGGCTGCAATTCCGCAAGAGATTATTAGAAGATACTGTTTATAATACAAAGCAAAGGAAGTATCCATATGTATAA
- a CDS encoding UDP-glucose dehydrogenase family protein, with protein sequence MYKIVVAGTGYVGLVAGVCFAEVGHQVTCVDIDEKKVDMMKQGISPIYEADLEALMRKNYAAGRLDYTTDYAAAYKNPDAVFIGVGTPEQPDGSANLSYIASVARQIAENIEKDCLVVVKSTVPVGTNDKVEQFIKDFLVNDVKVEVASNPEFLAQGTAVRDTLQAARIIIGTESKWAEEMLMKIYEPFNLPIVSVSRRSAEMIKYASNDFLALKISYMNDIANLCELIGADIQDVARGMSFDQRIGSKFLNAGIGYGGSCFPKDTKALEYLAKQNGYELRTIKAAIDVNTDQKTILYTKASKRLITFNGLKVAVLGLTFKPGTDDLREAPSLENIPLLLAQGADIYAYDPVGMDNFKRKYPAGKNGRGSIQYADKVAEALEGANVCLIFTEWGEIKAVKPEAYKQLMRTPLVYDGRNIYEIKAMKDAGVEYYSIGRK encoded by the coding sequence ATGTATAAAATAGTGGTAGCAGGAACAGGTTACGTCGGCTTGGTTGCAGGCGTCTGTTTCGCCGAAGTTGGCCATCAAGTAACCTGTGTTGATATTGACGAGAAGAAAGTAGATATGATGAAACAAGGTATTTCTCCCATTTATGAGGCTGATCTCGAAGCGTTGATGCGAAAAAATTATGCAGCCGGCAGATTAGACTATACCACTGATTACGCTGCAGCCTACAAAAATCCGGACGCTGTCTTCATTGGCGTGGGAACTCCTGAACAGCCGGACGGTTCTGCCAATCTTTCCTATATAGCATCAGTAGCAAGACAAATTGCGGAAAATATAGAAAAAGACTGCCTGGTTGTGGTAAAATCTACGGTTCCTGTCGGGACAAATGACAAAGTGGAACAGTTTATTAAGGATTTCTTGGTTAATGACGTAAAAGTAGAAGTAGCTTCCAACCCGGAGTTCCTGGCACAAGGAACTGCAGTGCGCGATACGCTGCAAGCGGCAAGAATCATCATCGGAACGGAAAGTAAATGGGCTGAAGAAATGCTTATGAAGATATATGAACCGTTTAATCTGCCCATAGTATCCGTAAGCAGAAGATCGGCGGAGATGATAAAATACGCTTCTAATGATTTCCTCGCTCTTAAGATTTCATATATGAATGACATCGCCAACCTCTGTGAACTGATAGGCGCTGATATTCAGGATGTGGCTCGGGGCATGAGCTTTGATCAACGTATTGGCAGTAAATTTCTCAATGCTGGTATTGGTTATGGCGGCTCATGCTTTCCTAAAGATACGAAAGCACTGGAATATCTGGCAAAACAGAATGGTTACGAGCTAAGAACAATAAAAGCCGCCATTGATGTGAATACTGACCAGAAGACTATATTATATACTAAAGCAAGCAAAAGACTCATTACGTTTAATGGCCTGAAGGTAGCTGTTCTTGGGCTCACATTTAAACCGGGGACTGATGATCTGCGGGAAGCGCCGTCGCTTGAAAATATACCTTTATTATTGGCCCAGGGAGCAGATATTTATGCCTATGACCCTGTTGGTATGGATAATTTTAAAAGAAAGTATCCAGCGGGAAAAAACGGCAGGGGAAGCATACAATATGCTGATAAGGTGGCGGAAGCTTTAGAAGGCGCGAATGTTTGCCTTATCTTTACCGAATGGGGCGAAATAAAAGCTGTAAAACCGGAAGCTTATAAGCAGCTTATGAGAACCCCCTTGGTTTATGACGGCAGGAATATATATGAAATTAAAGCAATGAAGGATGCGGGAGTCGAGTATTATTCTATTGGGCGGAAATAA